The DNA segment GCAACGGTTTTACCCTGTATGGGATAAATACATCCGATCTAAGTGGCTTCGCTGTGGCCTCCGGAGATATCAACGGAGATGGCATTACCGACGTGATTATCGGGGCACCCGTTGCGGATACGGATGATAACAACAGTGCAGGGGAAACCTATGTGGTCTTTGGCAGCACCACCGCCTTTACCTCTTCTATAGAACTAAGCGGCTTGGACGGCAGCGCAGGGTTTACGATCCATGGAGTATCTGATAACAAATCTGGATGGGGTGTTGCCGCAGGAGATATCAATGGCGACTCCTATGATGATATAATCATAGGTGCTCCTGATACAGATCCTGGTATAATTGATGCCGGAGGAGTATATGTACTCTTTGGTCAAAGCGCTTTTGCCTCTTCTGTTGACCTAAGTAGCTTAGATAGCAGTACCGGCTTTACCCTTCTAGGAACCGACCAAAATAATTCAACCGGGAAAAAACTTTCAGCAGGCGATATCAATGGAGATGGCTTCGACGACCTGATTATTGGCACTGCCTCGGCGAACCCTAATGGTAATAATTCCGGTAGTACCTATGTGGTTTTTGGTCAAAGCACTGCTTTTGCCTCCTCCATTGAACTAAGCGGCTTAGACGGCAGTACTGGTTTCGCCGTTTATGGGATTGACGCACAAGATAGAAGCGGTTATGGGGTAGCAACCGGCGATGTAAATGGAGATGGGATTTTCGATGTGATTATTGGTGCTCCCGGGGCAGATGCTAATGGTGATTATACCGGTGAAAGCTATGTGATATTTGGGGACACTGCTTCGTTTGATGCTTTTATTCAGCTATCTTCTTTAGATGGAAGCATAGGCTTTGCGCTAAATGGACCTAATACATATGAATACAGTGGCACCTCGGTAGCTACCGGAGACTTTAACGGAGATGGCATTGATGACATCGCTATCGGAGGTGAGGGCTATTACAATGACGCTAATCCAAGTGGGGCGATCGTATTTTTCAACTCCATTTCCCAGGCCATCACCGGAGATGAGGGCTTCCGCACCCTGGCCGCCCCCAGCAATGGCACTGTGTTCGATGAACTCCTTGGAGGCTTCTGGACCCAGGGCTTCACCAATTCAGACGACAACACCGACCCTACCCCCACCGCAAACGTGTGGACCTGGGACCAGGACACTCAGGAATGGGCCAGCCTTTCCGACCAAACCACCGACAACCTCTCGGCAGGCAACGGCTTCCTGTTCTACATCTTCTCCGATGACAACTGGGTCGAGGACGGCGATGCCGGCTTCCCTAAATACATTTCTGCTAACCAGTACGGCGGGGATGGCAGCGTCAACTCCGGCAGCGTGAACCCCGTTAGTGACCTGGCCGACTCCGACTTCTTCTTTGCCGGCAACCCCTACTTCTATCCCATCGACTGGGACCTGCTTACCAAATCCGGGCTCTCCGAAACCGTGTATATCTACGATGATGCCAATTCTACCTGGCAGACCTGGAACGGTTCAACAGGGAATATTACCGACGGGGAAATAGGTGCCTTCCAGGGCTTCTTTATTGAGGGCTTTGGGGGCAGTGGCTCGCTGACCATTGAGGAAGCAGACATCACCTCCAATTCTGTAAGCCTGCTTAAGACGGTAGACACCGAACCCAAAGCGCTCAAGATCCACGCGGAAGCAGGTAGCTTTTCTGCCGACGCCTGGCTTTCCTTCCAGCAAGGGGGGGAACTAGGACGGGACGCCTTCGATGGGCTGTCTTTAACACCCCTGTCTTCCAGTTATCTAAAATTGGCTACCCACGCGAGTAATAATGAGGAGCTGCAGATCAATGCCCTTCCTCTTGATTATGAGCAAGAACTTCGTGTACCGCTGGATCTTTCCGGGATGGGGGCGGCCTCTCAGGCCGAAGTCACCTTCGAAGGATTGGAGCAGTTCGAAGATTGGACGATCACCCTCGAAGACCTCGAGACAGAAGAAGTCGTTGAGGTAAACCAGGAACCCCTTACCCTTGCAATCCGGAGCATTCAAGCGAAAGAAGCAGGTACAGTGCCCGCGTCCCTGGCTACCCCTAAAGCAAAGGCTGACGGGCACCGCTTTGAACTTGTCCTTACTCCGGTAATTGGAGTAAATACACAACCCGACCCAAGCCTGCCGGAGCAAATTACCCTTGCGCAGAACTATCCGAACCCCTTCAACCCTGGTACGAATATTCTGTTTGAGGTGCCCCGCGCAGGCCGGGTTTCCCTGGAGGTCTTTAACCTGGTGGGGCAGAAAGTAGCCCAGCTGGTGGACGAACAAAAGCCGGCAGGTCGCTATGAGGTGACCTTTGATGCTTCGGCTCTCTCCAGTGGGGTGTATGTGTACCGGCTTACCACGGGCGGACAACAATTAACCCGAAAGATGACCCTGATTAAATAAGACCACGTAACTTTGTCATTTCGAACCTGCTTGTGTCGGGAGACAAGCAGGGTGAGAAATCTAAAAATCGCTTCTAACGTCAATGGTTAGATTTCTCGCTTCGCTCGAAATGGCAAAAGCAATATTAATTCACCATCAGATATATAAGGGGCCATCCCGACAGCTGTCGGGAGAAGGTAGGCACCCTCGCTGAGATTGCTTCTGCTGGCCTTCGCCAGAATCGCAATGACATTGATTAAATAACTAGGATAAATAACAGGTGATACGTGGGCAACCCTCACCTATCACTGGTTACCTATCGCCGGAAGGCATGTATACCTGCAAGAAACTGAGAGATAGAAGCAGCGCATAGGCGCTCAAGAACCTCCATGAATGTCCGGTTTGTTAGTGTTTTTGTCCGCTCTGTAATAGCTTTTGTCCGATTTGTTAGTGCTCTTACCCCCAACTTGTGGATACTTAAAAATATTCTCGAGGAAAAAATAATGAAAGAGATAGAAAACCGTCCATTAGTGGTTACGGAACCCCACCGCAAAGTACGCTCATTATATAGATGGCTTTCCAGGGTAACCGGCCTGGAAGCATGCTGGATAGAGGGGAACGATGACCATAACCAACCGTTATGGGGCTTTATAAAGCGGTTAACCAGGCATAAGTTTGCGGTATTCAGCCGAAGGCTAGCTCTTGCTTCCCTGTTGCTCTCCCCCCTGTTGGTATCCCCCCAGGCTTCGGCGCAAACGTCCTTTGAACTGTCGGAGCTTAATGGGATTAATGGAACCCTTTTTAATGGGGTAAGTAGCGGCGACTACACAGGCAACGCTTTAGGAATCGGCGATATCAACGGAGACGGGATCGGTGATCTGATTATTGCCGCACCACGTGCCGCTCCGAATGGTAACAGCAATGCAGGAAAAACCTACGTAGTATTTGGCCAGTCCACGACCTTTGGCTCTTCTTTCGAACTAAGCTCCTTAGATGGCGGTAATGGTTTTACACTTAACGGGATTGATGCAGGCGATAACACCGGTCAAGCCATCGCCGTGGGTGATGTTAATGGAGATGGTATTGACGATATGATTATAGGGGCAAATGGTGGGGCCCCGAATGGTTCCTATTCCGGGGAAATCTATGTGGTTTTTGGGCAGAGCAGCTTTAGCGGATCTTCGTTGATCGAACTAAGCTCCTTAGATGGCAGTAATGGCTTTACCCTGAATGGGATAGATGCATACGATGACGCAGGTCTTGCCCTTGCCTCCGGAGACATCAATGGCGATGGGATCGGTGATGTGATTATTGGCGCACACCGTGCGGATCCGAATGATAACAGCGAGGCAGGGGAAGCCTATGTGGTATTTGGTCAAAGCCCAGCCTTTGCTTCTTCCTTCGAACTCAGCTCCTTAGATGGAAGCAACGGTTTTACCCTCAATGGGATTGATGCAGACGATAGAAGCGGTAATAGGGTAGCTACGGGTGATATCAACGGAGATGGCATTACCGACGTGATTATCGGCGCTCAGTATGCGGATCCTAATGCTAACAGCGAGGCAGGGGAAAGCTATGTGGTCTTCGGCCAAACCACGACCTTTGGCTCTTCCTTCGAACTCAGCTCCTTAGATGGAAGTAATGGCTTTACCCTCAATGGGATTGACGCAGACGATCGAAGCGGACGCAGCTTGGCCTCCGGAGATATCAACGGAGATGGCATTGCCGACGTAATTATCGGCGCAGTCTTTGCGGATCCTAATGGTAATAGCAGGGCAGGGGAAAGCTATGTGGTCTTTGGCCAAAGTAGCTTTTCAGGGTCTTCTTCCATCGATTTATCCTCCCTGGATGGAACTACCGGCTTTATCCTGAATGGGATTGACGAAAACAGTCTTAGTGGTAGGGCGGTAACAGCCGGCGATGTGAATGGAGATGGGATTGGGGACGTACTTGTTGGCGCTCCTTACGCAACTGGTGGTAGTACTTATTCTGGTCAGAGTTATGTCATTTTTGGGAAAACGGCCTCTTTTGATTCTTCCATTGAATTATCCTCCTTGGACGGGGATACCGGCTTTGCGCTCACTGGAACTGATTTTCTCGAATTATCCGGTGCCTCTGTAGCTGCCGGAGACCTCAATGGGGATGGCATGGACGATATCGCTATTGGAGCTATGAGCTTTCTCGAAAACGGTGAGGCAGCTGTTTTTTTCAACCGCATCCCCCAGGCCATCACCGGGGAGGAGGGCTTCCGCACCCTGGCCGCTCCCAGCAATGGCACCGTGTTTGATGAGCTTCTCGGAGGCTTCTGGACCCAGGGATTTACCGACTCTGATGGTCCCTCAGGCGATGATAATGTATGGACCTGGGACCAGGGCACTCAGGGCTGGACCAGCCTTTCCGATCAAACCACCGACAACCTCTCGGCAGGCAACGGCTTCCTGCTCTACCTGTTTAGTGACGATGATTTTGATGGCTCTGCGGAGGGTTTCCCTAAATACATTTCTGCTAACCAGTACGGCGGGGATGGCAGCGTCAACTCCGGCAGCGTGAACCCCGTTAGTGACCTGGCCGACTCCGACTTCTTCTTTGCCGGTAACCCCTACTTCTACCCCATCGACTGGGACCTGCTTACCAAATCCGGGCTCTCCGAAACCGTGTATATCTACGATGATGCCAACGCTAACTGGCAGAGCTGGAACGGCTCGTCAGGGAATATTACCGACGGGGAAATTGCCGCTTTCCAGGGCTTCTTTATCCAGGGCTCCGGGGGCAGCGGCTCGCTGACTATCGAAGAGGCCGATACCTTGCTTACCACGGTGAGTTTACTAAAGAGCGTGGACACCGAGCCCAAAGCGCTCAAGATCCACGCGGAAGCAGGTAGCTTTTCTTCCGACGCCTGGCTTTCCTTCCAGCAAGGGGGGGAACTAGGACGGGACGCCTTCGACGGGCTTTCTTTAATACCCCTGGCTTCCTCCTATCTGCGCCTGGCTACCATTATAGACAACCAGGACCAGCTCCAGATCAATGCGCTGCCGGTAGATTATGGGCAAGAACTCCGGTTCCCCCTTGACCTGTCCGGGATTGTAGATTCCTCCTTTGCCCAGGTAAGCTTCGAGGGCCTGCAGGACTTTGGCGACTGGGAGATTTCTATTGTGGACCTGGAGACCGAAGACGTCGTTGAGCTTTCCCAGGGCGACACCCTCTCCCTGGCCATTCGCAGTGTTCAGGCTAAAGCCGTGGGGGCGCCCGCTTCCCTGGCTGCCCCTAAAGCAAAGGCTGACGGGCACCGCTTTGAACTTGTCCTTACTCCGGTAATTGGAGTAAATACACAACCCGACCCAAGCCTGCCGGAGCAAATTACCCTTGCGCAGAACTATCCGAACCCCTTCAACCCTGGTACGAATATTCTGTTTGAGGTGCCCCGCGCAGGCCGGGTTTCCCTGGAGGTCTTTAACCTGGTGGGGCAAAAGGTAGCCCAGCTGGTGGATGAGCAGAAGCCCGCAGGCCGCTATGAAGTCAGCTTCGATGCTTCCGCACTTTCCAGTGGGGTGTATGTGTACCGGCTTACCACGGGCGGACAACAATTAACCCGAAAGATGACGCTAATTAAATAAGCAGTCATTGCGAGGGGGCCTGCGGAGCGCGACCGCGGCAACCTCGCTGAGATTGCTTCTCCTGGCCTTGGCCAGGATCGCAAAGACATTAATTCAATAGGCAATTAGGAATAAAGACTTCCCTATTCCTAATTGAGTTATTCCTGATTCAAAACAGGTAGGTATAAACCTAAACCATTATCCAGTTACATTCTCTTCCGATCTCTCTACGATATTTAGGAAAGAGAGCCTAAAAGCCAGGACGAACCCTTTTATTACTTATCCCTGTTAGTTTAACTAGCCAATGTTTTGTACCATTGGCGCTCAGTAATTGAGCATGAATAGTATCCCCGACTTTAGAAAAGAAACTTCCCAACTATTTAAAATTGGACTTCCTATAGTAGGCACCCAACTCCTTGGGATGGGGCTCAATGTTACCGACACCATTATGGCAGGCAGGCTTAGCGCGGCAGATCTTGCCGGAGTTGCTGTTGGGAATGCACTTTATCTTCCGGTTGCTCTTTTCTGCATGGCTACTCTGGTTGCTATAAACCCTATTGTATCTCAATTCTTAGGAGCACGCAAATTCAATGAAATTGGGAAGAGCGCACGACAAATGCTTTGGCTGGTTGGCTTCTTAACCATACCGGCAATATTCATTATCCGCGATATGGACATACTTATGCATTGGGTGGGGGTAGATCCGGAAATTATTCCTTTGGCGGATGGGTATCTGAAGGCGGTATCCTGGGGCATGCCCGGACTTCTGATCTTCATGGGACTTAGATATTTCAGCGAAGGATTGGCCATCACCAAACCAGCAATGTATATGGCGCTGGGAATGCTGTTACTTAACATTCCCGCTGATTACATACTTATGTATGGCAAGTTTGGCTTTCCTCAAATGGGAGCTATAGGTACCGGATATGCCACCACTATTGTGCAATTGGTTTTTGGGCTAATCATGATAGCGTTCACTGCTTCCTTTAAACCTTTTCGCCGGTTCAGTATTTATGCAAAAACCAGAGGGCCGGAATGGAAATACATCAAAGATTTACTTCATGTTGGTATTCCAAACGGAATCAGCTCTACAATGGAAGTGCTCCTTTTTGCCAGTGTAAGTGTATTAATGGGTACGCTGAGTGTAACAGCATCTGCTGCCCATCAAATTGCCATAAATATTGCTGCTACCATATTTATGATTCCATTCGGACTTTCGATGGCTATTTCTCAACGAGTAGGGGTCGCCGTTGGGCAGGGCTCATTGGAAAAAGCCCGATTCCGGGGATTCCTTGGAACAGCAGCTTGTACGGGGATTATGATTTTTACCGCAATACTGATCTTCTCTATACCGGAAATGATTGTTGGCATTTACACCGACGCTCCCGAGGTAAAAGCCCTGGCCGTTTCCCTGGTATTTATGGCAGGATTATTTCAAATATCGGATGGCCTCCAGGTAGGTGGCTTTGGAGCATTACGAGGACTTAAGGATACTAAAGTCCCGATGATATTTAATTTTATAAGCTACTGGTTGATAGGCTTCTCCGTTGGGTACTACCTCGGTATTCATGGCGGATATGGACCCAAGGGGCTTTGGATTGGGTTGATCTCAGGTCTAACCGTTGCTGCTATTCTGCATAACACTAGGTTTCATCTGCTTACAAAAAAGTAAGAGCCTCAAAATGAGGCTCTTATAATTCGAACTACTTAAGTAAGTACAATTGTTTTGTGGCTGTAAAATCTCCTGAAGTCAGCCTGTACACATACACCCCGCTGGCAAGGTCGGAAGCATTAAATGTTACGGTATATCTGCCTACTTCCTGGACATCGTTAACCAGCATCCTCACTTTTCTTCCCAGTATGTCAAATACTTCGAGTTTAACCAGACCAGTAGTCGGTATAGCATACTCTATTTGAGTGCTTGGATTAAAGGGGTTAGGATAATTCTGGGATAAGATGAATTCTACAGGCTGTTCGTCTTGAATCGGTTCCAATTCCTCATAATCTTGTACCTGAACTTTACCTCGTGCAAAGTCATCGGAATACGAGGTTTCTACTTCCGCTTTTAACCCTTCAAAATTTGCCTGAACCATCAGCTCAACTCTTACATTTCCTTCTTCTAATGTATTCGTGTTTACACTCCAGGATTTCTTTTGTCTGGTTAGCCCTCTTTTTCCATCAATCGTAAACTCCCTTAGTGTTGCAATAAGCTCATTACTAGCATCATCAACAAGGTTTATCTGAATAGAAACCCTCTTGTCGCTACCCAAAAACTGTAATGCACTTAATGAATCTCCAAAACTAAACTGCTCATCAAAAGTGAACTTGGTATTTTTGGAAATGTGGAAAGGCTCTGTGGTTAGATAGGGCTCAACATCTTCCACACCCTGAAATCCTGGTTGCACCTCATCAAATTCCAACGGTTCATATTCGGGTAAAGGAATAAATGCTATGGGTTGCCCATCTACATATAATTCCCCTATTCCAATACTAAACCCTGCTGTTCCGGCGGTATCAGAGAGCACCAGGCTTCTGCTTTGGGTAGCTGTTAACGGAGCTTGTTTTAGATAACTCCCCAAAGAGTTGGATTGCAACCAGTAATAAGGTTGGCTTTTCGGATAAAAAGAAAAGGCGTAAATATCATTGTCTGAAGAAGCTCCCGTGAGTTGAAGATCCCACCCTTTTGTATTGAGCGTCTTAAAGGTAGATAAGGCAGACTTCTCTACGAATTTATTATAGTCTATATAACCCGATTGATCATAAATCTGGCTCCATCCTACATACGCCTCGCTATTATCTGACAGCTTATTCACACTTACGGAGCGAACATGATGATCGAGATTACTTCGGCTTGTGCATATGCCCCACGGACACGCTGTCAGGGTAGCTACAGTCGCTTTCGTATCATAAGGGCTACCCCAGGAAGAGTTGGTCGTTATTCCGGATATCCATCCTATAATATGTGTCCCTGTTTGAGTACTAATTATAGACGGCTCTTTATTACGAACTACTGATCCGCTAGAAACGCGCATTGGAGCTACTGCTACCGTTACCGATGTTGCTCCGGTTATATATCTAATGCTGGCATATTTGATCTCCGTTCCCCAATAATAGGGAGCACCAGAAATCCCCATATCTTCTTCCCAGGCGATACTTATAAATGTATTATTTGCTGTAGAGCTGGTAATTGATGTAGCCGCGATATTATTAGCACCGGAAGTACTGCTTACAGTACCTGAGGTCATGAGGTTTAAATATACATTTGGATAATCAAATTCATAAATCCTGTACTGTATCCCGGAACTTGTACGATAAAGAAGTACCAGATCGTCGTCATCTGTCCAGATTACATTAGGTTGGGTATCATAGGAAGCTGATTGTCCGGTAGATATGATCTCATATGGAGCGGCATTTACATAGGTTCCTGAGCTAGAATTATAGCGGAAGGTTTGTAGCCGTATGTTCGTGCCGTCTTGCCAGGCAGCGACTGTCATATATTGCCATGGCCAGGTTGTAGTGGTGGGTTTAA comes from the Balneola sp. genome and includes:
- a CDS encoding T9SS C-terminal target domain-containing protein gives rise to the protein MNVRFVSVFVRSVIAFVRFVSALTPNLWILKNILEEKIMKEIENRPLVVTEPHRKVRSLYRWLSRVTGLEACWIEGNDDHNQPLWGFIKRLTRHKFAVFSRRLALASLLLSPLLVSPQASAQTSFELSELNGINGTLFNGVSSGDYTGNALGIGDINGDGIGDLIIAAPRAAPNGNSNAGKTYVVFGQSTTFGSSFELSSLDGGNGFTLNGIDAGDNTGQAIAVGDVNGDGIDDMIIGANGGAPNGSYSGEIYVVFGQSSFSGSSLIELSSLDGSNGFTLNGIDAYDDAGLALASGDINGDGIGDVIIGAHRADPNDNSEAGEAYVVFGQSPAFASSFELSSLDGSNGFTLNGIDADDRSGNRVATGDINGDGITDVIIGAQYADPNANSEAGESYVVFGQTTTFGSSFELSSLDGSNGFTLNGIDADDRSGRSLASGDINGDGIADVIIGAVFADPNGNSRAGESYVVFGQSSFSGSSSIDLSSLDGTTGFILNGIDENSLSGRAVTAGDVNGDGIGDVLVGAPYATGGSTYSGQSYVIFGKTASFDSSIELSSLDGDTGFALTGTDFLELSGASVAAGDLNGDGMDDIAIGAMSFLENGEAAVFFNRIPQAITGEEGFRTLAAPSNGTVFDELLGGFWTQGFTDSDGPSGDDNVWTWDQGTQGWTSLSDQTTDNLSAGNGFLLYLFSDDDFDGSAEGFPKYISANQYGGDGSVNSGSVNPVSDLADSDFFFAGNPYFYPIDWDLLTKSGLSETVYIYDDANANWQSWNGSSGNITDGEIAAFQGFFIQGSGGSGSLTIEEADTLLTTVSLLKSVDTEPKALKIHAEAGSFSSDAWLSFQQGGELGRDAFDGLSLIPLASSYLRLATIIDNQDQLQINALPVDYGQELRFPLDLSGIVDSSFAQVSFEGLQDFGDWEISIVDLETEDVVELSQGDTLSLAIRSVQAKAVGAPASLAAPKAKADGHRFELVLTPVIGVNTQPDPSLPEQITLAQNYPNPFNPGTNILFEVPRAGRVSLEVFNLVGQKVAQLVDEQKPAGRYEVSFDASALSSGVYVYRLTTGGQQLTRKMTLIK
- a CDS encoding T9SS C-terminal target domain-containing protein; this translates as MNVIKQNTFHSPLVTESNRKMRSLYKWLSRVAGLRTCWVEGIDEHNQPLWGFIKRLTRHKFAVFSRRLVLTSLLLSPLLVSPQASAQTSFELSEVNGINGAIFNGLDDGQKAGKATAFGDINGDGIDDLVIGAPLDYYGGEIGEVYVVFGSSSGFSSSTELSSLDGTTGFTLNGINYRDRTGYSIATGDINGDGMDDVIIGAPEADPDDKSSAGETYVVFGQSSFSGSSLIELSSLDGSNGFTLYGINTSDLSGFAVASGDINGDGITDVIIGAPVADTDDNNSAGETYVVFGSTTAFTSSIELSGLDGSAGFTIHGVSDNKSGWGVAAGDINGDSYDDIIIGAPDTDPGIIDAGGVYVLFGQSAFASSVDLSSLDSSTGFTLLGTDQNNSTGKKLSAGDINGDGFDDLIIGTASANPNGNNSGSTYVVFGQSTAFASSIELSGLDGSTGFAVYGIDAQDRSGYGVATGDVNGDGIFDVIIGAPGADANGDYTGESYVIFGDTASFDAFIQLSSLDGSIGFALNGPNTYEYSGTSVATGDFNGDGIDDIAIGGEGYYNDANPSGAIVFFNSISQAITGDEGFRTLAAPSNGTVFDELLGGFWTQGFTNSDDNTDPTPTANVWTWDQDTQEWASLSDQTTDNLSAGNGFLFYIFSDDNWVEDGDAGFPKYISANQYGGDGSVNSGSVNPVSDLADSDFFFAGNPYFYPIDWDLLTKSGLSETVYIYDDANSTWQTWNGSTGNITDGEIGAFQGFFIEGFGGSGSLTIEEADITSNSVSLLKTVDTEPKALKIHAEAGSFSADAWLSFQQGGELGRDAFDGLSLTPLSSSYLKLATHASNNEELQINALPLDYEQELRVPLDLSGMGAASQAEVTFEGLEQFEDWTITLEDLETEEVVEVNQEPLTLAIRSIQAKEAGTVPASLATPKAKADGHRFELVLTPVIGVNTQPDPSLPEQITLAQNYPNPFNPGTNILFEVPRAGRVSLEVFNLVGQKVAQLVDEQKPAGRYEVTFDASALSSGVYVYRLTTGGQQLTRKMTLIK
- a CDS encoding T9SS C-terminal target domain-containing protein, which gives rise to MNRVIRICLLTVSIGLINTISSSANDVQIKISKTSLQIVLDKMIEARAFSYGSTSSKAIVNYYGYKPTSATLELFSGNSFSVTFSGEAIANFQLGPFSFDLPGLSNQVIVVNGDVTIVNEGTGYKIVLTPTSFTDQTSNWLSGAINFTSLLLNLPEISTGADLPFLADAATSFFTSATPTLTTTSDEVTIGYTLKAGPRFVTVQNQVNGKTNIGSIQKVDGISGSTITTYDSPNTFEWSTGTTNKVQTPYELIDEANGKNKYRHWVNDENDVQTEIATRRIQYSVGTKDEVLEAKFDPARRVELDNSLEGGAFSNGTVTYDGSSYFSFDDYDFYDNTVSKTIDANVSNGTQGTDWVFWKWSDGNENKQRSIIINQDIDLKAEFKGNLRSNDSGTFKTYQRKIVRSLDGWEHMMYESLGNTWYEAKAPSGNWEFIESQNELHMGNGTKSPSIAVKPTTTTWPWQYMTVAAWQDGTNIRLQTFRYNSSSGTYVNAAPYEIISTGQSASYDTQPNVIWTDDDDLVLLYRTSSGIQYRIYEFDYPNVYLNLMTSGTVSSTSGANNIAATSITSSTANNTFISIAWEEDMGISGAPYYWGTEIKYASIRYITGATSVTVAVAPMRVSSGSVVRNKEPSIISTQTGTHIIGWISGITTNSSWGSPYDTKATVATLTACPWGICTSRSNLDHHVRSVSVNKLSDNSEAYVGWSQIYDQSGYIDYNKFVEKSALSTFKTLNTKGWDLQLTGASSDNDIYAFSFYPKSQPYYWLQSNSLGSYLKQAPLTATQSRSLVLSDTAGTAGFSIGIGELYVDGQPIAFIPLPEYEPLEFDEVQPGFQGVEDVEPYLTTEPFHISKNTKFTFDEQFSFGDSLSALQFLGSDKRVSIQINLVDDASNELIATLREFTIDGKRGLTRQKKSWSVNTNTLEEGNVRVELMVQANFEGLKAEVETSYSDDFARGKVQVQDYEELEPIQDEQPVEFILSQNYPNPFNPSTQIEYAIPTTGLVKLEVFDILGRKVRMLVNDVQEVGRYTVTFNASDLASGVYVYRLTSGDFTATKQLYLLK
- a CDS encoding MATE family efflux transporter, producing the protein MNSIPDFRKETSQLFKIGLPIVGTQLLGMGLNVTDTIMAGRLSAADLAGVAVGNALYLPVALFCMATLVAINPIVSQFLGARKFNEIGKSARQMLWLVGFLTIPAIFIIRDMDILMHWVGVDPEIIPLADGYLKAVSWGMPGLLIFMGLRYFSEGLAITKPAMYMALGMLLLNIPADYILMYGKFGFPQMGAIGTGYATTIVQLVFGLIMIAFTASFKPFRRFSIYAKTRGPEWKYIKDLLHVGIPNGISSTMEVLLFASVSVLMGTLSVTASAAHQIAINIAATIFMIPFGLSMAISQRVGVAVGQGSLEKARFRGFLGTAACTGIMIFTAILIFSIPEMIVGIYTDAPEVKALAVSLVFMAGLFQISDGLQVGGFGALRGLKDTKVPMIFNFISYWLIGFSVGYYLGIHGGYGPKGLWIGLISGLTVAAILHNTRFHLLTKK